The following proteins come from a genomic window of Archocentrus centrarchus isolate MPI-CPG fArcCen1 chromosome 3, fArcCen1, whole genome shotgun sequence:
- the fibinb gene encoding fin bud initiation factor has translation MAFFHLLLFAGLSLSAYGGFYQGPLHPEMSNGTFHHYFVPDGDYEENDDPEKCQMLFKMTDERKCSLGEDQDAVIRDDFTIIKRQIEDSARVLEGIGKSISYDLDGDDSYGKYLRRETTQISEAFTNSEKSLLELEVKFKQSQEGELKEEHRLNDDFLNMIVHTRDVLKETLDISLGLKDKHELLSLIIRSHGTRLSRLKNEYLKF, from the coding sequence ATGGCTTTTTTTCACTTGCTCTTGTTTGCCGGGTTATCACTGTCGGCGTATGGAGGCTTCTACCAGGGACCTTTACATCCGGAGATGTCTAACGGCACTTTCCATCATTATTTTGTGCCGGACGGCGACTACGAGGAAAATGACGACCCGGAGAAATGCcagatgctttttaaaatgactgaCGAGCGAAAGTGCAGTCTCGGCGAGGACCAGGACGCCGTCATACGGGACGATTTCACCATCATCAAGAGGCAGATTGAGGACTCTGCCAGGGTGCTTGAGGGGATCGGGAAAAGCATCTCGTACGACCTGGACGGAGACGACAGCTACGGGAAGTACTTGCGGAGGGAGACGACCCAGATAAGCGAGGCGTTTACAAACTCGGAGAAATCTCTGCTGGAGCTCGAGGTGAAATTCAAACAGAGCCAGGAAGGTGAGCTCAAGGAGGAGCACCGGCTCAATGACGATTTTCTTAACATGATAGTGCACACACGGGACGTCCTGAAGGAGACGTTGGACATTTCTCTGGGCCTGAAGGACAAGCACGAGCTCCTGTCTCTGATCATCCGCAGCCACGGCACGAGACTGAGCAGACTGAAGAACGAGTACCTGAAGTTCTGA
- the bbox1 gene encoding gamma-butyrobetaine dioxygenase isoform X2 codes for MLMSTFVRLALPALQRSTSAVTCQALRVCRKPGPTAAPLPPCLISLNLRGRHTLESASLPLSRHLVRHVRALDDDRLMEVEWEDGGHSLYPFTWLRDNCQCPLCTLQSAQARTLLLADLDIHTGVDVVEVTNDNKVSIIWPDQHVSVFDAEWLKKRCFSPTARRATQEELFLNQRYYWDSKLCIPTADFDEVLRDDKAALAWLLALRRVGIVYLKGAPAERGQVARLAERIGYLRLTFYGHTWQVQDKPMANNVAYTSGKLSLHTDYPALHFAPGVQFLHCIEQAKEGGESEVVDGFHMAEQLQREDPEAFQTLSSLRVDFTDTGTDYCDFMLQSKNRIIEVDADGRVVKINYNNATRDSVLDIPLHQVQPFYRALKAYVDIMNQPENVVTYRMEPGDIVTFEMSSFKAFAKNLS; via the exons ATGTTGATGAGCACTTTTGTACGTTTGGCCCTGCCTGCTCTGCAGAGGAGCACCTCTGCCGTGACCTGCCAGGCTCTGAGGGTTTGCCGTAAGCCGGGGCCAACTGCAGCTCCACTACCTCCTTGCCTGATTTCATTAAATCTTCGTGGGCGGCACACACTGGAGTCTGCCTCCCTCCCTTTGTCTCGCCACCTAGTGAGGCATGTCCGAGCTCTGGATGATGACAGGCTGATGGAGGTGGAGTGGGAGGATGGAGGGCACAGTCTGTACCCATTCACCTGGCTGAGAGACAACTGCCAGTGTCCACTGTGTACCCTACAATCTGCTCAGGCTCGCACACTCTTGCTGGCTGATCTTGACATCCACACAGGAGTAGATGTTGTGGAGGTCACCAATGACAACAAG GTTTCCATCATATGGCCCGACCAGCACGTCAGCGTGTTTGATGCGGAGTGGCTGAAGAAACGCTGTTTCTCTCCTACTGCCAGACGGGCAACGCAGGAAGAGCTTTTCCTCAACC AGCGTTATTATTGGGACTCCAAACTGTGCATTCCCACAGCAGACTTTGACGAAGTCCTCCGTGACGATAAGGCTGCGCTCGCTTGGCTCTTGGCCCTGCGTCGTGTTGGCATCGTCTACCTGAAGGGGGCTCCTGCAGAGCGAGGCCAAGTGGCCAGACTGGCTGAGAGGATTGGCTATCTCAGGCTGACATTTTACGG GCACACATGGCAGGTCCAGGACAAACCCATGGCAAACAATGTAGCCTACACTTCAGGAAAGCTCAGTCTGCATACAGACTACCCAGCATTACACTTTGCACCTGGA gTGCAGTTTCTGCACTGCATCGAGCAGGCTAAGGAAGGAGGGGAGAGCGAAGTGGTGGACGGCTTCcacatggctgagcagctgcagagagaagaCCCAGAGGCCTTCCAGACACTCAGCTCGCTGCGCGTGGACTTCACCGACACTGGGACAGATTACTGCGACTTCATGCTGCAGTCCAAGAACCGCATCATTGA AGTTGATGCAGATGGCCGAGTCGTGAAGATAAACTACAATAACGCCACCAGAGACTCAGTGCTGGACATCCCCTTACATCAGGTTCAACCCTTCTACAGAGCACTGAAGGCGTATGTGGATATCATGAACCAACCCGAGAATGTGGTCACCTATAGGATGGAGCCAG